From the genome of Platichthys flesus chromosome 10, fPlaFle2.1, whole genome shotgun sequence:
AGCCACTGATCACCTTGAATGCATTAAGGGGCAGGTCCTCGCCAGCGCCGGCCCTTAGACTTGAGCTACGTACCTGACTGGGTGACGGAGAGGCAGGCCAGCAGACAGACGAGCAGCCAGGCAACAAGTCCCCTCCACACTCCACagattaaacacacattcacatgcaagGACGCGAGCACACTGTGTATGAAGGGAATGTGTGGAAGATGGAGtcattcttcttttttcacTTCTGTAGCACTACGACAGAGTAGAAGTGCAAGTCATGCATTTGGAATTTGAAGGTAAAAGGAGAAGAGTAGAGGCCTAATAAAATACCTACAgttctaaaaataaaagtgctCATTATGTAGAATAATGTGCATTAATGTGGTGGAAAATAACCATAGATGCTTTAATGTACTGATTTAATGTTTCAGTTGGTGAAGGTGTGATTAAAGTCAAAAACAAGTACCTCAGAACTCTATATAAGTACAGTACTGGAGCAGATGTACTTTGTAATGTTGGGCTGCTCCATCATACATGAATCATTTTATCCTTTATTCATCCTGGAATCTTTACATGTTCATGATCTGTGATATAACtgttctatttttgttttatagatACTTGGCTCTGTACAAGGGGCTGGTGCCCAAGATAATGAGGCTTGGACCAGGTAACGAAACAGCTCATTAtattgaagataaaaaaaaaaaaaagtttgaacttGACCTTATTAGTTGTTTTGAGATCGGAAACAAAGCTAAATTATTCCTCCTCCTACTTCCCTCTCAGATGTGTTTCCTATTTTCATTGCTCAATAACGAAGTAATCAGTTGTTTAACTGGAAACATTGTGTGGTTTATTCCCCCgctacatgtgtgtttattcaccgtcttgtgttgtgtcacaGGTGGAGcagtgatgctgctggtgtATGAATACGTGTCCGGTTGGCTTCAGAAGAACTggtaacaaaaacaagaagggaaaaacaaaccacCAGGAGTGCCTTTTCTGGATTGTGCCTCAATCCCAATACGGTTACCTGATTCCAGTAACATGAGACCAAATGAGTTCATCTTTGTTCAACTATACAATACACAGTACTGTTATTAAAAACGCCAAAATCAACATTCCAGTCAGCCCTAGAAAGCAGCTTTCGAAGGAGAACCCCACATCCAAGTCATTTTATCAGAAATTAATTCAAAACAGCTGCAATATTTCAAAACTgcctgaaaaacacatttcattttgaaaccAGTTCCGGTGTCAATCGGTTTTAAGGCCCTGAAAACCAGTATTTTCCCTTCTCCTCTAATGATGTTCAACAGCGagcacaatgttttttatatatttagttttgctctatttccTCTCACTGGTTTTGAGTGTATGTCACATGCCTCTCTGAGCCAATCACACTGAAGcaatatttcattcaaaatctGATGACAGTTGAGGAGTTGAATGCTTATGTTGCAAGTTCTGTCGATGGAATCAGCTCAAACCAAATCCTTGTTGTGCTGATGAAGCagattgtgtctttgtgagtttAAAAagcataataataaatgtaGATTGTTGCTTATTTTGTCATGAATACTACAAGAAATCAGGCTTTCAAGGGTTTAGCTGTTAAAACCATTCTGCCAAcacccaacagtcccattagaTATGAGTCCAAGAAGCGTGTCGGATTTATTTCATGAGATTTCATTGATTATTTTTAGGGAAATCTGAGAAAACGggaaaaatattaaagaaattaTTTGTTATCTACCTTCCAAAACTGGTCCCAGTATAGAGGGCTTGATTATATATCATCATTATACAGCTGCACATGTTATTTGACCAAACTGGAGCCTCCACTGAGCCTCGTGTACCTGAGTCATCTGCTCGTGAAGGAGCAACAGTTCAGCAACAGTTCACCATGCACTCATACATACTCTCTGTACGTACACTTCGTCATGTACATCAAATATACAAGACCGAGCACGTATACTGTGATCACAACCATTGTACTGAGCCTCACTGCGTATtgcaaacaaaccaaatatATCCACAGTAGTGCCTTTAGTCAGGATGTATGGGTATAGAAAAGTGATTGTGTGTTCAGGCCTGTTGCTGAGCTACTTGTATTGCCTGACTGATATTTTAATGAATCATCTATAAATTgcgtaaatgttttttttattatctcaatTTAGAATAGAATTTGTTCACAGTTACTTGCATGTATTggtaacaaataataaaaacaaagattgaAATCAGATTCCTCACTTTGGTGCCTCGCTGTGTGTCGAGTAATTCTCTGTCCTGCAACTGTCACCTTGTATTGTTGTTGCATGTTTGTCTTCTGTGGAAGACTTTCCATCGATATAAGTGTATCCTCTTCCTTCAGTTTactccctttctcctcctcctcctcctcctcctcctcctcgtcttccccTCCATCAGAGCCCTTTGTTGTTTGAGGGCCTGTCAGCCCGTAGACGTCTTCTCAGCCAACCAAGTGTCAGTCTTTTCTCTGGCGGTGGAGCGGAGTCGGTGCCGGAGCGCCGCCTAAGTGCAAGTTAAAACAACAAGCTTGAGAAATTCAAATGGGGCTGCAGGACCTGGGGttaggggctggggggggggggggggggggggggggggggggggggggggggagtggaggtTACCGCACATATTCTCTCCCACTGCCAGTCTATCTCTTACACaaatattcacacacatgcaaacacacacctgttgcTCTGCCTCAGGGGCCTGGTGGCTGCACTGGGAGAGACTCCTCTTACCCTCGTCTTGTAGCAGCAGATCCTGAGCCACGTTGGCATTTGACAGTAGTCATTAACGTGGGAGTTCCTCTCTGCCAGGACGGAGCGGCTCCTGTTGTTCGGGCCCTTGGAGCCTGAGGTGATAGACTTAACAACTGCAGGGCCGCAGACTGATGGAGCTGGAAGCGTTGAACCTGTCTTCTCTGTAATGGAGAcctgaacgtgtgtgtttgtttcagatcTGACAGCTTGTAACGTGTCTCGCGTGTCGCTGGTAGCGAAGCAGCAGAGACGTCTTTCACCTGGATTCACGGCACACGGCACCCGGATCATAAATCTCCAGCAGCAAagtccccttctcctcctcttcctgacaCCCTTCCCATGCatgttcttcatcatctctcccgccccccctcccttgaCGTTTCAATCCACTGGCTCCACTTGGACAGCACCACAAGGCCGTACCTGTCTTCcccaagtacacacacacacacgggtcctgattaatatttgtattaaaatatCCAGGTTTCCAGTAATTTCAGGTTGGTGTGATTGAGCCACATGTGTTCACAACCAAAGACACAGAACCAGACACGTTCGGATTTTCCAACCCCAGCTGAGGTTTCGCTCTCACCTGTCTGCACGACCCGCTGCTGTTTTAAGGCGTTAAGAAAACATTCTGGCTGTTGTCAGCTTCTTTTTAAAAACCGTGCGCTGAGCCGAAACACACACGAAGCGCTGTGCTCGGCCGGCGTTACCGACCCTGCTCTGTGTTACTCTGCAGACGGCTGTCTTGTTTCTGATTGCATGTGGGGAAAGTAAAGATAACCATATGACACTGAAGTCAGACTCGACATCATTAATTATAAACACGTGTCTGCCCCCCCGTTTTTTTAAAAGCGAAGCCTTTCGAGACCTCGCTCCCACAACGCTGACCAACATTAGACTACAACAACAAGGCTTATTAGACTTTTTGAGAAACTGTTCCTCCTGTCCCGAACCAACACACtgttcctattttttttttttttttcgatacTGGCGTCAATTAAGAcgaccacattttaattcagttGTGAGTCAGAGGAGGCTAACGAGGCTGCGCTCGGTTCATGTAGCGGAGTTGAAAGGAAAAGTTGTTGTTTGCAGGCTGaggtaacaaaacaaaacaaaacagaaagacgGAGCATGTAACGACTTCTTCATGCCGCTCGGAGAGTTAACTATcatctgcagtgtgtgatgGATTGGGgatggttggggggggggggtgctgttaCAGCAAACGCACAATCATCACGTCCCTGTGATGTGGTTCACTTACGGTCAAAGCAACACTACGATCCCGGAGCAACGGTCCGTGACCACTGGATGCGGGGACCGGTGCTTTCCAAGTCAAATCAGCCCTCGCATGGGGAGGACTGTTGACACTGTGACACGGAGGGACTGTTTGTGTTGTAGCAACAGGAGGAGTGGAGACGTGGGGCCTTAACCAaagcagcaggtcagaggtgTGTTGAGGAGCAGGTGAGCAGCTTCACGTCCCTGCTGGACCTCAGTGTGTTTACACCTCAGGTCACTGCAGGCAACTCCTGGTCTATCTAACGCTACACTGCCCAGCCTCAAACTTCCTGAAAGTGTTTTTTGCATCATTTCACAAACGTGTCATTTGtgtgcttttcttttgtttctttttgttgtacTGGACACGTTGCGTTGAACACTGACGACGCCTGTGTTGGGGTCACATGTCTGATGACCTTGGAGGCTACGGGCCTCTGAGGGCACACGGGCTCCATCTCACCCCGGGAGTCTGGGAATCGTCCGCTCACCGAACCGTCATGTTCTGAATTACAGCGTCACCgaaatcacaacacaaaattTGCTCCAATTTAAAAAGCTTGTTGAACTTAAAAAATGATTGTGCATGGCAGAAGACATTTGCAATTATTTAAATAGGACGTCCTGGATTTAAAGATGTTGTCACGTCCTTATGAGATGTTTAATGAAGGGacattcacatttaaaagaatgaaaagtgAGATTAGGAAACATCTCTCTTTTGTTAATACAACAgcattttagatttatttaacCCTaataagaattttttttattattgtattttcattttatttacgCCCCAATTTTTGCTTGCACCTTCTTTACCACATCTCCCAGACTCATTGAATAGTGTTTGTTCTTTATTCAAACTCTTCTGCTGAAGCTTTAGTTCTGTCCTCCCTCAACCGCCTGCCAAATAATTAAATGGAATTTAATTATATTACCTTCAACTATTCATTACTCCTCCCTTATCTAATAGAATATTATTATCTATGAGTAGGCCCACAGAAAATGCTTGAGAGGACATGTACCAGATCCGTGTTGTTTCAGTGTCCAAAGGATTTTGACAGAATTGCATTATGtggacacactgtgtgtgtgtgtgcgtgtgcgtgtcaaGCATTTCTGATGAGCTTAGTGAGCCGTGAAACCTGGTAATAGAGAATACAGGCCCAGTATGAGCATGccctttgtttttcctgctcgTGTAAAACCGGCCGGTCGGCTGCCATCTCCTTAATTTGGCCTCACTTCGCTGCCGAGGAAGACGAAGAGTGAAGATGATTAATATACTTGGAAGGAAACNNNNNNNNNNNNNNNNNNNNNNNNNNNNNNNNNNNNNNNNNNNNNNNNNNNNNNNNNNNNNNNNNNNNNNNNNNNNNNNNNNNNNNNNNNNNNNNNNNNNNNNNNNNNNNNNNNNNNNNNNNNNNNNNNNNNNNNNNNNNNNNNNNNNNNNNNNNNNNNNNNNNNNNNNNNNNNNNNNNNNNNNNNNNNNNNNNNNNNNNACACCTGCCCTGCCAGTTctttcacacactgtaaaatgGACAGAATGTGTATTCCCTCTGTCTTTGGTCTGACTGTGTGAAGCAGGGACGAggatcaggaggtggaggaggtggaggaggtggaggaggaggaggagtagggcGGCACAAATATGGTCCCGGGCCCCCCGAGGGCCTCGCACAAAGGAGGCAGTGAGATTGAAATGTAGCCACACGAGACAGACTTGATGTCTTCACCGTCCTCGCCATATCTCACACACCACCCACTCACCCCTTTGtccctctccaccccccccacctcagTCAGCCGACTTCACAGCGCCGAGGCGGGGTGACCGGGTGGATGGCGTCACGGCCGGCTGTCGTGCTCTTGAAGGCCAGAGGTGTGGCGGTGTCACAGCTGTGGGGAGATGGCGCACTGCCACTGGCCGGCCGCCATGTGGCTCCGGTCACACAGGCCGACGTGGTGGCGCTGCACCCCGTGCAGGGTGACACTCGGGTGGGAGGGCGGTAGGGAGGGATGCTGGGCGCTGTGACATAGCTGTTCGCTGTGGGCGATCCACTCGGCGTCTGGgtaggaaagagggagagagagagagaggagacgatCAGAAGCTGTGGATCTGTGTcagaggggtcaaaggtcacggttgACTCGTTCTCAGGCGGCCTGGTTCCAGGTAGAAATCGCAGTCAATCATTTTTCATCACCCGTTTCTCCAGAAAATttcaaaacaggaaataatttgCCACTCAACAGCAAGATTTCTACTGAGACTCCAGGTTTGAGTTATTTAGTGACTCCAGCCCAGgtagacccacacacacacacacacacacacacacacacacagagacacacgcacacacacacacacaaacactagcaGCTGAGATGTAATGGAAAAAAGCTGAGGCGAGCTGCACAGCAAAGTGAAAGGGAAAGTGACGGCTGAATGATAAACAGCACAGAGCAGCTTCACAGCCACCACATAAAAAACCCACTTTTACCCATTTCGATGAAAGTATGGATGATCAATTATTCGCCCTCGTGCCCCTGGAACACATTAAACACGAATAACAAAACCATACATGcacgatcccccccccccaggtctgGAAGCGGAACACTGTTTTCTACCTAAAGCTGGACGTTGATATTACCACGCCAGACGATGGGAGACAGGGGTggtttgggaggggggggggggggggggggggggggggggggtcgcgcCACAAAACAGATGTCACGAGAGATTGAGAGTGAAAGGGCAGGAAGAGGGGAAATATGATAGAGAACGAGGCGAGCGTGGAGTTCCGAAGCATGAATGGGTTTTTTGCTTCTCTGGCACGGCGACAGGACTTAACTTGGGGAATTCACCAAAGCATTTCAACAGGGAGGCCGAAATGGTCTGTTCCTGGGTGGTCTGCGACTACTGGGAATCATTTTTTTTGGATAATCTGATCTTTTCTGTTCCTGCGACTCGTTCTCATGGACGGACgcacagagaaaaggagacgTGAAAAATGATGCTCTAAGCTGACGTTTGTGGTGATTGTGATGCACGACTGTGGAGAGGagactggttgtgtgtgtacatgtctgcGGGTGTGTGTCGGGTGTCTGGGGGGgtgtttgtggatgtttgtgtgtcttcacgTCCACGGCGTGTTTGATAAAACGCTCTACAGGCTTTTAGCTGCgtttcaatttttttcccatttcaaatcatttagGTTTATCACAGCGTGTAACACATTCAGcattacacacatatacagcataaatacacacacccactgtacactcacacagcataaatacacacacccactgtacacacacaagcatacacacacaggctctacATAGACACACTAACGAAACAATCTGCTGCTACATGAACATCACAGCCTCACACGTGAGAGATGAATCAACACCTGTCTGACACAAAGTCAACAACATGGAGAAGGTTTtacagatgttgtgtgtttatcacAGTTTGTTCAGGTGTTCCTATTATTGTGTTCACCACTCAACATCTGACGTAATATCTGCAAAGATGTGTGTAGAAAATCcatctaaataaaatgtgtaatcTCACAAAAAGcccacatgcatgtgtgtattttatttaaataacctCACACGTGTTATGGTTTATATTGTTCTTATGATTTAGGTCTGTTTGGTCACAAGAGGTTAATGGTGATAttaaaatatctttaatatCAGACTtgaataatcattttaaaaaagcacctttATCCAATATTATCTAAACTTCATATAttccaaataaataatttaaaaaccttCATATCATCTTAATAATGGCGAGAGAGAATATTAAAAGACGtgaaatattgattatataattgtttacattttttttacgtCAGTTTTCGTGAAGAACATGAACTGATTCACCTCTGAGCTGCCGCGTGGACATGATCTATAtcatttaatgtatttgttataatactcttcatcttcctcttcatcttccagaATAAAACCAACCCGAGGATCCAATGGGTgcaccccctctcccccccaccccctccgcAGGGCGCCCATAGGCCTCGTGCTGTCACCTCAGTCTGATACTGAAGAAGACACTGAGGCCTCGTCACTAAAGCGTGTAATGCTTCGAATGAACTCAACGTTCAGAAGTCACATTTAgagaaaatgattaaaaagttaaacttaagaaaagtgttttaaactttgactttttaaaaacagatttaatacattttgcTTCAAAACGAGGAAGCAAATGAAAGATTTAGAAACTTTCAATCTGAAGTTTTAACTCGTGTTGTCTCAAAGGGATCAGATCTATTTAACAGGAGAAGTCGATCCTCAGTCTTCACCATTCTCTGTGATTTAAAGACTCTAGTGATCATTAAGCTGTTGGTTCGAGACCTTGAGGAAAGTCGCTGTGTCCGGTGTCACTTTGAAAAGCTTCCTGGTCTCAGCGTGAAAACTGAGCCGGAGACGAAGAGGCCAAATATCAACCTCTCGTTTTTTATCTGGCGAGAATCGATCGTCCTTCAAAAATAAGAGGAAAGAAATCTgcgcaataaaaaataaaagccactGAGGGGACGTTTAGTTTTtaatagaaaaactaaaaagaccaaaaagttataaattattataaaaattattatttttataaaatatatacaggGAGAGTCCTTAACTTTAATTATTACGAAATGTACGTTGTTTCAAATTAACGTAAATTTGATAATTGGCCATTGATGCTTTTTATTATTCTaaatttcagatttattttgaacaattattttaaatgccTGCAACTCacttgttttaaacaaaatagCACTTTACAGGCCACTGCATTTTTTTagtttataatataaaacactTAAAAGTTCAGTATCTTGGCTCAAACGTTGAAccctaaatatttaaaattgcTTATTAGAATAATTTAGCAGTAAAAGGAAAGCAGTCTATGTTTAAGCTCTCAGTTTCTGAGTGTCGTTACAGTCACAGTTAATTCCAAGAGCCCAAcgagctgcagaaacaaaccAATAGAATAAGTGTAGGCAATCCTACCCTCTTTCACCCACTAATTGTCATTTTATAATTTAGACTGGGAGGATTCATAAAAACCAGTGGCCATGCAGCAAGACCGACAGGAAGTGGCTGCACCTTTATGaagcagaataaaaaataataataaggtaTAACAGAAACCAGAAGCCAGAAGCAGCGCGATAATTCTGCGAGAGGTGAAACTTCAGGGCCACATCATAATCagaataatattatttaaaaaagactgGGATTGGATGAATAGCCTCACcaccaggaggagaggagttcGATTCTCTGCGTTTACCTGCGTGGATTTTGCGTGTCAATGCGGTTGTATCCACGCCATTGACTAGTGGAGAGGTGGCTGCTGGGAAATTAGTCCGTGTATTGCGGCCCATTCTTCTAGTTTGGCGCAGGGAAAGGATGGACTGTCACTAACtggtgggggggaggcagaagagaggaggagggtttttCTGTCCAGATGAAGGGTGGAAGGGGAAAGTACAAACTAAACCAGAGTCTCTGCCTCGCACACAAACATCAGGCCCAGATTAACCAGGAGACACAATAAACCCGGAGACTTTTAGCACTGAGGCTCATTCAGATGTCACTTCATCGATTCAGACCTCATGTGTCAAAGCTCTTATTTTTATAACCTGGTCCTGTTCCAGATCAGTTGGACAAAAACGGAAAATAGAAATTTTAAATAATCTGGTTTTGAGATTAGGTTTGGATTATTTGTGTCCAATCGCATGAAAATTGGATAATATCTTTTTTGTATAAATTTAAGATATTTACCCTAATTTCTAAAACTAATAATCAATTTAATTGGTCATGTTTTTGTTGGATTGGGACTGAGAAGTATTGTACAGAAGGTGCTATTTGTTGCcttaaagaaaatgaattgaAACTATTTGTTTTGGTTCGTCCTGTGCAGCAGATTAACGCCCAGTCATAGATTGATAAAAGTAAAAACGTCTCTGGTGGAAGTGGGACAACAAAACGTGTCCTCATCCGGGACGAATCCCATTTACTTTCACcgtttatttttttcctgcGTAATAGATTTAATACCTCACGTGATCCCCAGCGTCTGCACTGGGAAACAAAGTCCAACAAGGCTCCAGCTCGTTGAagagcatttatttaaaatgttgaaatatttgtatgtaaTACTGCACTTATTGTCAAGGGTATTTCTGATGAATTGTGTTGAATTAATCCAAAACAGTTTACTCTATGTAGTACTCTAGTGTGTGTGGCCCATGCACGACAATTAAGATGCGTAAAATCACGATCAGTTTATAACAATATGCCTGAAAATATTTCTAATAATTTCCCAGTATTTTAGCAATAATCGTCACTTTGGTGCAAATAATCTTTGGCGTTTTAAATCGACTCCAAAATCCTTTGACCCTGCATTCAAAAGCCTGCCACAAACATCTGCTAATAATTTGGAAATGCATGAATTGTTTATAAAGCTACACTTTCTTAAAGAACACTCGGCAGCTCTCCTCCACGTCTCCCTCGCGTGTGTCTCGTGCAGTTCGCCGTGCAGCGAGCTATTCGCAGCGGGCTTGGAGCGCAGAGGAGCCGGGGCTTGTTTGTGCACGGCCGCCCTGCTGGAGCCTGACAGCGGGGACTGACAGCATTTCCCCTCGTGCCTCTGCAAAACGAGCTcccagagaaaaaacaagatgCCTTTCACAACACCGAGCCGGCCATTAACACTGATTTATGCCGGGTcctgtttcactgtttccaaAACAGCCGTGGTCTTTGTGGAGCGCGGGCCAAAGTTATCAGGGCCTCTACCTGCATGTGACACATGcacgacaaacacaaacacgcaggcTGCGGCCGCAAATGTATCTTAACCAGACCAGAGTCATGGCGCACACTTCATCCAACTCCATCTCCCTCCAATATTCCACATCCGCCTCTTAATCATTAGTGCAAGCTGGACCATATGTTTCTGCACTGacctgccccccaccccccttcaaACCACTATCAGCAGGCCTCTGGGATACGGGATGACGTACGAGTAGCACGTCACATTGTAGGGACACTTTACGCGTCTTTTTGGGTGGTTTTAGTTTGGGTTGCAGGGTTAGTTTGCACACACACGACGTGGCGCAAAGCAGAAAGGAGAATGCGCAGTGATAGCACACGGAAGGGGCTCGAGAAAATGACGTGTGGCTGCAGGTCAGATCTCCACAGAGGCCTGAGAGCTTTTTAGGTGCTATTATACAATTAGAGTAGAAATGaataccccccccacacacacgcatggaCACCGTTGTGCGTAAAAACCAAAGTTGGATTAAATGCAGTGCAACAATCAGAAGAAACCGCCCTCCATGCAGCCATGCTTACTTTGTTGCTCTGTAATAGACCGTATCCCCAGAATATCTGTCACGGAGTGCGAGGAGGGCCATATCCTGTGCATGGCCATGTGTCCGGGGAGGGTGGGCATGCCAGGGGGAGTGGGCACTTTGGAAGACGGGTATGAGTATAAGTGGTTGTAGGGTAACGTTGGTTGAGGCGGGGGGTGAGGCCCCTGTTTGCCGGACTCGTACTGACTCTGCTGGGACAGATTCCCGATCTTGTTGCGCAGGATCCGACTGATGGAGCTCACGGAGGGGAGGTTGAACTTGTCGCAAACCCCGTCGGCGAGTAGCCTGTCCCGGATCTCCCAGGCAAAAATCCCCGGGTCCCTCTGCTTGTATGTCCGTATGTGCTTGACCACGGTGGGTGTGGTGACCCGCGGCTTGCTGCCTCCGATGGCCCCCGGGAGGATGGAGCCCGTCTCGTTGTAGCGGGCCAGGATCTTGCTGACGCAGCCGTGGGATACGCGCAGCTGCCGGCTAATGTCGCAGGGTCGAATCCCGAGCTGGGCCAGCTCCACTATCCGGAGCCGGATGGCGTTGGGGAGCGGCCTGCCGTTGACGAAAACACCGCCGAGTTGGTTCACCTCGCCGAAGGCTGGCTCTGGTgtcaaaatcaaacacacacatgagaatGAGAGATTGAGTCACTGACCCGAGGCCTAGCACAGATTCAATAACCACTCGTTCATAGGGTCTTTTTccaattaatataattatatagaGTCAAATAAATAAGGTGTGAAACTCTCtagcaagtttttttttttttttgccattccCAAGACTAATGTCTAACCAAAATAAATCTAGTTGAACCCATCAATACGCAAAGGTgcatatttttggattttaagtgccccccccccctccctctctatACAATCCTCTATCACTGTGAGTTGTGTGCAGTTTAATGTTGGTTTGTCCACTAATCGATGCGAGACACACAAGCTGAACTTCACGCGGACGTCCTGTCGTCGATGCTAAAGCCTGTGCGTAACTGGCAcatgttctgtctctgtctacTGGTTCCTCCCCCGTGGATCAGCACCTAACCTGTTCCTCACAGCgccacagacagacaacacCTCGCCATCGCCTTGTCTACAAGGACGTTGGACAATTCGCTAcatccctgcagaagaaaaaaaaaagaaccccGATCCAACACTGAACTCACCCATAGTGTTAAACCCGCAAATGAAGAACACGGTGTCCGGATTGTGCCCCCTGCGTGGATCCTGCTCCGCGTCCAGCGTGTCCACCGTCCAGAGCCGTGTCCAAGAAAATGTTCTCGTGCGATAAGGAACAAGAGGGACAAAATTCTCGGTCTGTTTCCTGACGGCGCTGGAGACAGGCTTACATTTCAATCTGTGGAAATCGGGAGGCTGGACTTCCAACTCTTCTCTCCCCGCCGGTTGGCCCAGCTCGCCGATAGACGCTCGGGATTGCTCGGAGCTGAGTCGCCATTGGTCCAGAAGTTTGACATGACAAGTTCACGGAGACACCCCCGccaccctcctccccccccccacctccccaagtcctcctcctcgccctgcTCTGTCCCATCACAGAGCAAAGCCTGGGATATACCACCATGAATGCGTTTATTATTGAGACACGCGGTGAGTATAAAAAAAGCAATATCAAGATTTTGGATTAGATCTAAATCTTTTCAACTTGGATATGAGTCTAAATAAAGAAAtgcgcaaaaaaaaaagggaccaTCACAGAGAAACGCCAAC
Proteins encoded in this window:
- the pax9 gene encoding paired box protein Pax-9; amino-acid sequence: MEPAFGEVNQLGGVFVNGRPLPNAIRLRIVELAQLGIRPCDISRQLRVSHGCVSKILARYNETGSILPGAIGGSKPRVTTPTVVKHIRTYKQRDPGIFAWEIRDRLLADGVCDKFNLPSVSSISRILRNKIGNLSQQSQYESGKQGPHPPPQPTLPYNHLYSYPSSKVPTPPGMPTLPGHMAMHRIWPSSHSVTDILGIRSITEQQNAEWIAHSEQLCHSAQHPSLPPSHPSVTLHGVQRHHVGLCDRSHMAAGQWQCAISPQL